The Prevotella melaninogenica genome window below encodes:
- a CDS encoding YwqG family protein: protein MKEKIDAFVAEFKQEALLDAIRIKLSPSTALELTQSKVGGLFYLPKTAEIPTNSKGEQLLFLAQINCEELPENTIYPEKGIMQFWIFGGNYDMGNDYDNPCSDENKRVIYYPMIEEHYGSGELAAIYKPQRDEDEELITPIYIDKPLSMSFQLEKQWRTISDYRFQDAFIEKWNAYFPEKQTQNLWQLDEDLAELVYEMLDITENTQIGGYGYFTQTDPRTYDSLFEYTEILFQLDSYEDNNGCEIMWGDCGVGNFFATKEQLKKLDFTNCLYNWDCC, encoded by the coding sequence ATGAAGGAAAAAATAGATGCCTTTGTGGCAGAATTTAAACAAGAAGCATTGCTTGATGCTATTCGGATAAAGTTATCTCCCAGTACGGCTCTGGAACTTACCCAGAGCAAGGTTGGAGGACTTTTCTACTTGCCCAAAACGGCAGAGATTCCAACCAACAGCAAGGGTGAGCAACTGCTGTTTCTGGCACAGATAAACTGTGAGGAACTGCCAGAGAATACCATCTATCCAGAGAAAGGGATTATGCAGTTTTGGATTTTTGGTGGCAATTATGATATGGGGAACGACTATGACAACCCTTGTTCTGATGAGAACAAGCGGGTAATTTATTATCCTATGATAGAAGAACATTATGGTTCAGGAGAGTTAGCGGCTATTTATAAGCCTCAGAGGGACGAGGACGAAGAACTGATTACTCCTATCTATATAGACAAACCTTTATCTATGTCATTTCAACTTGAAAAACAATGGAGAACAATATCAGATTACCGTTTTCAAGATGCCTTCATAGAAAAATGGAATGCATACTTCCCTGAAAAGCAGACACAGAACTTGTGGCAGTTAGACGAAGACCTTGCTGAACTTGTATATGAAATGCTGGATATCACAGAAAACACCCAGATTGGCGGATATGGTTATTTTACACAAACTGACCCACGTACCTACGATTCATTGTTTGAATATACAGAAATCCTATTTCAACTGGATTCGTATGAAGACAATAACGGATGCGAAATTATGTGGGGCGACTGCGGTGTAGGAAACTTCTTTGCGACAAAAGAACAACTGAAAAAGCTCGACTTCACGAATTGCCTGTATAATTGGGATTGTTGCTGA